Genomic window (Fusarium oxysporum f. sp. lycopersici 4287 chromosome 11, whole genome shotgun sequence):
AACGGATCTATATCTGAATGCCGTGAAGATGGCACCAATCCATCCGGAGTCGGGGGCGGGTAAGTCCGGGGCAGAGTTGGCTGCAAGCTTGTTGCTGACAATTGACAGGGCAGTTCTATGATATGTCGCCCCCAAAGCGATTAGGTAATTTCAAATTTTAGTCAAGTCTTCTCATGATGTACACTTACATGATCGACATaggacgaggaagacatGCAATCGTATTCGAATGCCGAGACCCAAGCGGTCGCATCTATGCTATGAAACTATTCAAGCAAGACAGCAGAGACAGGATCCGTCGCGAACTCGAGATATTCCAATATCTCGAAAATGGTCCGAATATCATCAAATTTATTGACGCCGTCCAAGGTGAGGAGGTTCGCATCTCCGCCAAAGCCCCGTCCTGAACCAAGATTGACATTATGAGGCATAGGGGTCCGATATCGGCATCGTCCTTGAATACGTAGACAACATAGATTTTCGGACGTTGTATCCTCGGTTTAATGACCTCGATATTCGATATTATACCCGCGAGCTGCTGAAAGCTTTGGACTTCACCCATAGCCAGGGTGTCATGCACCGTGATGTTAGACCGCACAATGTGGTGATTGACCACGAGAACAGAAAGGTGCGACTCAAAATGACATAACCTGTCGCATACTGACGCATTATAGCTCCGACTAATAGGCTGGAGCTCAGCAGATTTCTACCGACCCGACGAAGATCTGGATGTTTGTGTAGGCCTTTGGAAGGCACcagagcttcttctcaactaCGAACGATACGACTTCAGCATAGATATGTGGTGCTTCGGGGCTATGCTTGCAGCCATGATCTTCAGAAAGGAACCATTTTTCCTCGGGGTTTCGCGCATTGATCAACTGAAGCAAAttgctgaagtccttggCACAGACAAACTGTACCGCTTTGTCAATGAATATGACCTTGAgttggatgatgaggaaCTTGAAGCTCTGGGTCAACATCACGAGCAAGCTTGGACGGATTTTATCAATTCGGATAATGAGAGACTCGTATCTGATGAGGCTCTGAGTCTTATTGACCAGCTTCTACGATTTGACCCGAAGGCGAGTATTATCCTGCGAGGATTAGGTGGTAGTATATCTAATGTGTATTTCTAGGAACGACTCACGACTGCTGAAGCTCTTAGGCACCCATATTATGAAATGTTGCTTTCTGAATCACGAGCAGGTCCAATGAGTAGGTGGGCTTAGAGCAGACTAGAAGAACTGGAACCATCTCTTGTAGAAGATATCCCCGTTATCTAACAGGCCGCATGGGCTGGCCGAAGTTGCTGGACCTGTCTGACAGCGCAGGCCCAACTTCTGGAGCGCCATGAGTTATTCACCGTCCATCACCTCACGGATAGTATTTGTATTTATTCCCGATCACTTGGATTATGTTAAGGGGATTAGGACCCCATCTCGCTTAATGACCCCGTTTTACAAAAATCCACTCAGGAACAAAAACTGCCAAAAAGAAAACGTGCGTCATCCGGAATTCGAATCCGAGCCTCAACTTTTCTCAATGGAAGAGTTGAATCCTAACCCCTAGACCAATGACGCTTTGAGTTGTGCTTTGATGAAAACAGCCAGTTGCTAATGTGCAACATCACGATGACCTTAGTGGACTAATCCAGGAGCCTGGCAGCAAGCTGGTAACGCTTCAATGTGGCCCGCAGTGCATAAATTAAGAAGGGAATATTTCCGAGTCTTTTGAACAGTAACCCCCAGGCTTGCTGGTAGACTTACTCCCTAAACTAAACTGCATCAAGAGTTCTGGTCTAACTGATCCCCGGCCCGAACTTAGCGACATCTCAGAAATTGCATGCGAGTCGTGGAGCAtacaaaagaagaagattttGGTTTAATTATCGTGTCTCAAGAATATGATCACTATTGGTGAGGGAAAGCCATGTCAAGGGAGGATCTGCGGCATGATCGATGGCATGGCTCCCAGCCTTTGGGACAGCTATTTGAAGATCTGTTGCATCTTCAAGTGGAAAAGTCATTTTGTTCACCTAGCAATTCGAAGTAACATAAGATCGGTCTACGGTACCAGATGCTGCACCTGCCATACGACACAGAGTCTCAATGTCACCAGGTCGCCACACGCTCCAATGATACGGGATTGTCTCAGAATTTGCGGCTGTGCCAATACAGGTAGACCAGGTCGGTCTCGGCGCCAAGGCAAGGGCGAGAACATAACACTCAATTCATCTACATAGCGTATCATAATTCGAGTAGAGAAATGTAATTGTCTTGGTCATTATACGCCACGAATTGACCCCTTGATCTTCGACTACCTCCTCACCTGCAGATCGGTCGCCTCCTGGCCCATCTCCAACATTCAAATCTCGCCTACCAGGAaagatgaagctattcaaTACAAGTAACTTAAATCCATCAATTTATTCCCATGCTGAGTGGTCGGAGAGGGTGCGGATGCTCGCACCGGGCAGGGAGCTTCAACGGCATCGGAATCAGAAGAACCGCGGCCGCGCATTTCTCATCGCAATGGTGCTGATATTTCTGATCTTCAACTGCAGGAACCTGGTATGATGACTTGTCTTCGAAGGACGCAAGAAAGCTAACGGACCTCTACATGCAGGACATCAAGAATGTATCGAGCCCTTCCCATTTACTAGCATCCTCACACCGAATCTCTAGACTTCACTACCTTGTCCCCGCAAATATCGCTAACCGTCAAGTCTGCGCCGTGGTGACTTCGGCACTCGCCAACCGATACTCTATACCGACGATTCTGGGCTACAGAGGAGAGTCCTTCTTGGACGCACAAAAGGCACATATTGCGAAATTGCGCGGCATCAAAGATTATCTGCACAATGCGGGAGGAGCCTCTGACGATCTTGTCATCATTGTTGACGGATTTGATGTGATGGCCCAAATACCTGCAGAGGCCATGATACAGCGATACTTTAATCTCATGGCTGAGGCGGACCAGCGGCTTGCTGATCAACGGGGAACCACCGTCAAGGAGCTTCATCGAACTGGAGTAAGGCAGACTCTTTTATGGGGAACGGATAAGGGATGCTGGCCCGAGAGCGAAACAGATCCGAGGTGTTGGCTTGTTCCATTCTCAGCACAGCCTCGGCTCACATGGGGACTCAAAACGGACACTGGGGATCTTCAGTATAGCGACTCGCAATTTCTAAACTCAGGTACAGTGATAGGTCCACTGGGCGACCTTCGCAAGTTCATCGATGCCGCATTATCACTGATAGAAGACGATTGGGATCAGAACTTCCTCTTCCGAGACTCTGATCAGTTTTATATCGCGACTTTATATGCTCGTCAGGAATATCAGAGAATGCGAGACTTGAACGGGGGCGACTTTCCTGAAGATATCGCTGGAAGGGATGTACCCAGACCAAAGGGTGGCAAAGATGATGTGACTGAATATCATGTTGCAGTGGATTTCGACTATGCGTTTACGCAAACAGAATGCCATAACTACAGGTTTGTCCCCTAATCGCGGATTTTCTACTGTTGACTGACGCGAAAAGATTTATCCATAAACTCCAGTACGACAATTTTGACATGACGGCTACTATGAAGCATGATGCGCTGGAAGAAGGGTCAAGATTCCGCCCATACAAGATTCAGATGCCCGCATTGATCTACCAGGCATTTCACAGAGTGTATGATTCACTTCCCGCAGAAGACCGACCAGCAATGTCAAGACACAATTGGATTCGCAGTCTTAGACTGGGCACAAATATCGGCACACGGCTCATCTTTGCCTTCTATCACAACACATGCGACAAAGCCGGCTTCCTCGACACCTTCCACGACGCATGGTTCTACCCTCTGATCCGACCTCTTCTCCGAGTCGCTGTCAGAGCGATTCAGCACCAACATCCAATCAGCCCAGAACCCATCGACGGAAGACTTTGGGTTGCTGCACGGCAATACCCGAAACATGATCTCGATGAGTACGGAGGGGTCTTTACGGATGCGCCAGGGGAGGAGTTTATACCACTGCAGGAATTTTGCAGTGAGGATATCGAGTCTGCTATTGGGAAGGATACGGATTATCCGTTGACCAGACTCTGATGGATTAGGGTTGATGTAATGAGTTTGGATGATTAACCAGCTTATTGTTTTTATCACCGGCGTGTTATTACACTACCTCATTCTGCAAGCGGAGTACACGAACTAAATGATATTTGATGCCCATAACTATCATAAAGAAGGGCAATTTGTATTAAACGCGTTTCACGAATGCTCACTAGTTCTCCCTATCAACCCAATCGGGGTCgatatcgatatcatcgccatccAGGCTTTCCTTTCCACTCTTGACGAGCTCAGCCCACATAGTGGCCTATAATCTCTCAGCACACACGTCTTCTCCTAGGACACTATAATCGACATCTCGTCCGCAGTGGATCATAGCTATGAATCCCTTCTTAGCAAGTTGCGCAAGCGAAGTATCGGGGTGATGGCTAAGCTTCTGGAATCGACGTCTCCAAAACAACCACTCCTGCCCAAGGAGCCCAAGATTCAGTAACGACTGTTCCGACTGCTGTTCGTCTGCTTTGAGAACGCAGTCCCTGAGAAGCGCGTGAGGACACAGTTCCATCCACACAATTGCGCCAGGCAGAAACTTGGCAATGTTGTCATTGCTGGTCTCAAGGGTCTCGCGCATATACCATAGTCCAGTCAAGGAGATCTGATCCTCGCATATGCCAGAAGCCAAGACCTTGGCAGAGAAAGTAGCAAGGCTTCGCAGCTCAGCCTCTGAACCTTCTTTCACCAGCGCTTCCCAGAATGTCTGTAAACTCTGTGCAAAACCATAAGATTCCCAGTTTCTTGCGATGTTCTGTCCAGTGTAGAGCTCTTTATACACAAGATCAAA
Coding sequences:
- a CDS encoding CMGC/CK2 protein kinase, producing MSNISDHDIQILRDEKTDLYLNAVKMAPIHPESGAGQFYDMSPPKRLGRGRHAIVFECRDPSGRIYAMKLFKQDSRDRIRRELEIFQYLENGPNIIKFIDAVQGEEGSDIGIVLEYVDNIDFRTLYPRFNDLDIRYYTRELLKALDFTHSQGVMHRDVRPHNVVIDHENRKLRLIGWSSADFYRPDEDLDVCVGLWKAPELLLNYERYDFSIDMWCFGAMLAAMIFRKEPFFLGVSRIDQLKQIAEVLGTDKLYRFVNEYDLELDDEELEALGQHHEQAWTDFINSDNERLVSDEALSLIDQLLRFDPKERLTTAEALRHPYYEMLLSESRAGPMSRWA
- a CDS encoding CMGC/CK2 protein kinase, with amino-acid sequence MVRISSNLLTPSKGSDIGIVLEYVDNIDFRTLYPRFNDLDIRYYTRELLKALDFTHSQGVMHRDVRPHNVVIDHENRKLRLIGWSSADFYRPDEDLDVCVGLWKAPELLLNYERYDFSIDMWCFGAMLAAMIFRKEPFFLGVSRIDQLKQIAEVLGTDKLYRFVNEYDLELDDEELEALGQHHEQAWTDFINSDNERLVSDEALSLIDQLLRFDPKERLTTAEALRHPYYEMLLSESRAGPMSRWA